In the genome of Candidatus Reidiella endopervernicosa, one region contains:
- a CDS encoding XTP/dITP diphosphatase, translated as MKKIVLASGNAGKVREFNQLLADIDLEVVPQSDFEVVEAEETGLTFVENAILKARNAAQHTGLPALADDSGLEVDALHGAPGIYSARFAGVGASDEQNLQKLLTDLQDVPQNLRSARFQCVIVYMRHAEDPTPIICQGTWNGRILNTSHGENGFGYDPVFYVPEQDCSSAELPAEIKNRLSHRGQALQKFLSVMRVS; from the coding sequence ATGAAAAAGATCGTTCTAGCCTCGGGAAACGCCGGCAAGGTACGCGAGTTCAATCAGCTACTGGCCGACATCGACCTTGAGGTAGTACCACAATCCGATTTTGAAGTGGTCGAGGCCGAGGAGACCGGCCTTACCTTTGTTGAGAACGCCATTCTTAAGGCGCGCAACGCCGCCCAGCACACCGGCCTGCCTGCGCTTGCTGATGACTCGGGATTAGAGGTCGATGCCCTGCACGGCGCACCCGGTATCTACTCGGCCCGTTTTGCCGGCGTCGGTGCCAGCGATGAGCAGAACCTGCAGAAGCTACTGACAGACCTACAGGATGTTCCGCAGAATCTTCGCAGCGCTCGCTTCCAGTGCGTAATCGTCTACATGCGCCACGCCGAGGACCCTACACCGATCATCTGCCAGGGAACATGGAACGGCCGCATCCTGAACACATCTCATGGCGAGAACGGTTTCGGTTACGACCCGGTCTTCTACGTGCCCGAGCAGGATTGCTCCTCTGCGGAACTGCCTGCAGAGATTAAAAACCGACTCAGTCATCGTGGACAGGCGCTGCAGAAATTTCTATCTGTGATGCGGGTCAGCTGA
- the rph gene encoding ribonuclease PH gives MRPSGRQPDEMRSIHFTRRYTKHAEGSVLVESGDTKVLCTASVEERLPGWLRGKGQGWVTAEYGMLPRSTGSRMGREAARGKQGGRTMEIQRLIGRSLRAAVDLKALGEHSIMIDCDVIQADGGTRTASITGGYVALVDAIRHLIAEKKISKDPMRTAIASVSVGIFEGTPVLDLDYDEDCNAETDMNVVMENSGNFIEVQGTAEGHPYSMSELQAMLALAEKGIGELLAHQRAVLDETL, from the coding sequence ATGCGACCCAGCGGTCGTCAACCCGATGAAATGAGGTCGATCCACTTCACCCGTCGATATACCAAACACGCCGAGGGTTCGGTGTTGGTTGAGTCTGGTGATACCAAGGTGCTCTGCACCGCCTCGGTTGAGGAGCGTCTGCCGGGCTGGTTGCGTGGTAAGGGCCAGGGTTGGGTTACCGCTGAGTACGGCATGCTGCCACGCTCCACCGGCTCACGTATGGGTCGCGAAGCGGCACGCGGTAAACAGGGGGGACGTACCATGGAGATCCAACGCCTGATCGGCCGCTCACTACGTGCCGCCGTTGATCTCAAGGCACTTGGTGAGCACAGCATCATGATCGACTGCGATGTGATTCAGGCCGATGGCGGCACCCGCACCGCTTCAATCACCGGTGGTTATGTTGCCCTGGTCGATGCCATACGCCACCTGATCGCCGAGAAGAAGATCAGTAAAGATCCAATGCGCACGGCGATCGCATCGGTCTCGGTCGGTATCTTTGAAGGTACACCAGTACTCGATCTCGACTACGATGAGGACTGCAACGCCGAGACTGATATGAATGTTGTAATGGAGAACAGTGGCAACTTCATCGAGGTACAGGGCACCGCCGAAGGTCACCCCTACTCCATGAGTGAGCTACAGGCGATGTTGGCCCTGGCAGAGAAAGGCATTGGCGAGCTACTTGCGCATCAGCGCGCGGTACTGGATGAAACATTATGA
- a CDS encoding PP2C family protein-serine/threonine phosphatase, whose product MRNTVTQCVGGSKSAQTPAFDSASLEPGDELLLCSDGLWNSLKESLLIKALEEEDLDQAADQLADQAELSSYPHSDNISLIAFRYLTNNSAEESEKPIVKPTPSQQGGSLDQALDEIERALDKYGSEMGDPK is encoded by the coding sequence ATGCGCAACACCGTCACGCAGTGTGTCGGCGGTAGCAAATCGGCACAGACTCCTGCATTCGATAGCGCCTCTCTTGAGCCGGGAGATGAGCTGCTGCTCTGCTCCGACGGTCTGTGGAATAGCCTCAAAGAGTCACTTCTGATCAAGGCACTCGAAGAGGAGGACCTTGATCAGGCTGCCGATCAACTCGCCGACCAGGCCGAATTAAGCAGCTACCCCCACAGCGACAACATCAGCCTGATAGCCTTCCGCTACCTCACCAACAACAGCGCCGAAGAGTCCGAAAAACCGATAGTAAAACCAACGCCAAGCCAACAAGGCGGCTCTCTGGACCAGGCACTTGATGAGATCGAACGGGCACTCGATAAGTACGGTTCCGAGATGGGCGACCCCAAGTAG
- a CDS encoding protein kinase domain-containing protein, with the protein MNRATQSLPDGTVLDHYTIDRTLSRGGFSIVYLAHDNRTGHKVVIKEYIPSKLARREEYLRVVPESDQMTDRYLRGRRLFFQEASALAKLEHDNIVHVPSFFRANETVYMVMVYEEGKNLQAYIEGRSGNLSEQFIRTVFPPTDRGESPHSPTCDLDI; encoded by the coding sequence ATGAATAGAGCCACGCAAAGCCTGCCAGATGGAACGGTGCTCGACCACTACACCATCGACCGCACCCTGAGTCGAGGCGGCTTTAGTATCGTCTATTTGGCGCACGACAATCGCACCGGGCACAAGGTAGTCATCAAAGAGTACATCCCCTCCAAACTGGCTCGCCGCGAGGAATATCTGCGCGTGGTGCCTGAGTCCGATCAGATGACCGACCGTTATCTGCGTGGTCGCCGCCTCTTCTTTCAGGAGGCGAGCGCACTAGCTAAGTTGGAGCACGACAACATCGTGCACGTCCCTAGCTTCTTCCGTGCCAACGAAACGGTCTACATGGTGATGGTCTATGAAGAGGGGAAGAATCTACAGGCCTATATTGAGGGGCGCAGCGGCAACCTGAGCGAGCAGTTCATCCGCACCGTCTTTCCCCCTACTGATCGGGGTGAAAGCCCACACAGCCCCACATGCGACCTCGACATCTAA
- a CDS encoding YicC/YloC family endoribonuclease, protein MIHSMTAFARVERRDEWGSLAWELRSLNHRYLELSLRLPEELRPMEALVRERATVLLGRGKVECALFYRPSSQVAGEMAVNRDFTEKLLAAVQEVELLQGVSASYSPMELLRWPGVLESVEADMTPVIEAATGLLDGALEELKQGRAREGEKLKALIEQRCASIESVVEQVKSRLPQILAAQRERLRSRLAEVSGELDSGRLEQEMVIIAQKSDVDEELDRLMAHVAELREVLQREEPVGRRLDFLMQEFNREANTLGSKSSDAELTRSSVELKVLIEQMREQIQNIE, encoded by the coding sequence ATGATCCACAGTATGACCGCCTTTGCCCGTGTTGAACGGCGTGATGAGTGGGGCTCTCTCGCCTGGGAGCTGCGCTCGCTAAATCACCGCTATCTGGAGCTGTCGCTACGCCTGCCCGAAGAGTTGCGGCCGATGGAGGCGCTGGTCAGAGAGCGCGCTACAGTCCTCCTGGGGCGCGGCAAGGTGGAGTGTGCGCTCTTCTACCGTCCCAGCAGTCAGGTGGCTGGGGAGATGGCGGTTAATCGTGACTTCACTGAGAAGTTACTGGCTGCGGTACAGGAGGTGGAGTTGCTGCAGGGGGTTTCCGCCTCCTACAGCCCGATGGAGCTGCTGCGCTGGCCGGGGGTGTTGGAGAGTGTCGAGGCCGACATGACGCCGGTGATTGAGGCGGCAACCGGGTTGCTCGATGGGGCGCTGGAAGAGCTCAAGCAGGGGCGTGCCCGCGAGGGTGAGAAGCTGAAGGCACTGATCGAACAGCGCTGCGCCTCGATTGAGAGTGTTGTAGAACAGGTAAAATCTCGGCTGCCGCAGATCTTAGCGGCGCAGCGTGAACGTCTACGTAGTCGTCTTGCCGAGGTCAGTGGTGAACTCGATTCGGGGCGTCTCGAGCAGGAGATGGTGATCATCGCGCAGAAATCCGACGTCGATGAGGAGCTTGATCGACTGATGGCCCATGTCGCCGAGCTGCGTGAGGTTTTACAGCGCGAAGAGCCGGTGGGTCGCCGGCTCGATTTTCTGATGCAGGAGTTCAATCGTGAGGCCAATACGCTCGGATCGAAATCGTCCGATGCTGAGCTGACCCGCTCCTCGGTCGAGCTGAAGGTACTCATCGAACAGATGCGCGAACAGATCCAGAACATCGAATAA
- the gmk gene encoding guanylate kinase, with product MSGTLYIVSAPSGAGKTSLVKALIERDATIKVSVSHTTRASRPGEVDGVNYHFTEIERFKALVEAGDFLEHAQVFDNFYGTSKGAVEQQLAAGDDVILEIDWQGARQVQEMMPECVTIFILPPSREALRERLTGRGTDSDEIIDRRMRDAESEMSHFDEFEFVVINDQFEAALDDLQAIFNANRLRREAQDASLQARMSDLLA from the coding sequence ATGAGCGGTACTCTCTATATCGTTTCTGCCCCCTCAGGTGCAGGTAAGACGAGTCTGGTTAAGGCGCTGATCGAACGCGATGCGACGATCAAGGTTTCAGTTTCACACACCACGCGCGCCTCTCGCCCGGGTGAGGTGGATGGGGTTAACTACCATTTCACTGAGATCGAGCGCTTCAAGGCGCTGGTCGAAGCGGGCGATTTTCTCGAGCATGCGCAGGTGTTTGATAACTTCTATGGCACCTCCAAGGGCGCGGTAGAACAGCAGCTGGCAGCGGGGGATGATGTGATTCTCGAGATCGACTGGCAGGGCGCGCGCCAGGTGCAGGAGATGATGCCGGAGTGCGTCACCATCTTCATTCTCCCTCCATCACGCGAGGCGCTGCGTGAACGGCTTACCGGACGCGGTACCGATTCTGATGAGATTATCGATCGTCGCATGCGTGATGCCGAGAGTGAGATGTCACATTTTGATGAGTTTGAGTTTGTGGTGATCAACGATCAGTTCGAAGCTGCACTCGATGATCTACAGGCCATCTTCAACGCCAACCGCCTGCGACGCGAGGCACAGGACGCATCGCTGCAGGCACGTATGAGTGATCTTCTGGCGTAA
- the rpoZ gene encoding DNA-directed RNA polymerase subunit omega — translation MARVTVEDCLEKVDNQFQLVLVATKRARQISNGADPMLPAENDKPTVIALREIEAGLVDASILDAVEAHEQAAESLAEVEANVMAEVPPAAAATIEKPAE, via the coding sequence ATGGCACGAGTTACGGTAGAAGATTGTCTGGAGAAGGTCGACAACCAGTTTCAGCTGGTACTGGTCGCTACCAAGCGAGCACGACAGATCTCTAATGGTGCCGATCCCATGCTCCCCGCTGAGAACGACAAGCCGACCGTTATCGCTCTGCGTGAGATCGAAGCGGGTCTGGTTGATGCCTCCATTCTTGATGCCGTTGAGGCGCATGAGCAGGCCGCCGAGTCTCTGGCCGAAGTTGAAGCCAATGTGATGGCCGAAGTGCCACCGGCCGCAGCAGCTACTATTGAAAAGCCTGCTGAGTAA
- the spoT gene encoding bifunctional GTP diphosphokinase/guanosine-3',5'-bis pyrophosphate 3'-pyrophosphohydrolase has product MSEADNTLPQSPDADGDRFLISDLCHQLEGYLNADQIQEVYHAYLVGSEAHVGQVRQSGEPYIYHPIEVASILAEMQMDHQGIVAAILHDVIEDTEIAKDQIAAQFGGEVAELVDGVSKLTMITFETKAHAQAENFRKMMLAMARDIRVILIKLADRLHNMRTLGALRPEKRRRIARETLEIYVPIATRLGLNHARLELEDLGFEAYYPMRYRILSESVKKARGNRREILDKIETAIHGRLEQESFAFQLGSREKHVYSIYKKMIEKDLSFNEVMDLYAFRIIVDDVDTCYRALGVMHNLYKPVPGKFKDYIAIPKANGYQSLHTILFGPYGVPIEVQIRSTDMDRVAESGIAAHWQYKTGEKPTTNAQARAREWLQGLLEMQKSAGDSLEFLENVKIDLFPDEVYVFTPKGEIMEMPRGATAVDFAYAVHSDIGNSCVAARIDRRLVPLRTALLNGQTVEVITAPGAHPNPAWLNFVFTGKARANIRSYLKNLQLEEAVSLGRRLLGKALTEQSSSLEQLDSETLAEALREMGFEQLDKLLAEIGLGNRMAQLVARRLAPQDHDDEQAPLQEQNTHHRTLFIKGTEGMVVNFAKCCRPIPGDPIVGFVSTGRGFVIHVAGCKNVADYRDRPEMAIDVQWEQEVEGDFPVEMRVEVSNERGVLATVAAAISEMGSNIDNVAIEERDGLTSTITFLLAVHDRRHLARIMRRIRSIGSVLRIYRTR; this is encoded by the coding sequence ATGAGCGAGGCCGATAACACCCTTCCACAAAGCCCCGATGCCGATGGCGATCGCTTTCTGATTAGCGATCTCTGCCACCAGCTAGAGGGGTATCTCAACGCCGATCAGATTCAGGAGGTCTACCACGCCTACCTGGTTGGCTCTGAGGCCCACGTCGGTCAGGTTCGTCAATCGGGCGAGCCCTACATCTATCATCCCATTGAAGTCGCCTCGATCCTGGCAGAGATGCAGATGGATCATCAGGGCATTGTTGCCGCGATCCTGCATGATGTGATCGAAGATACCGAGATCGCCAAAGATCAGATAGCGGCGCAGTTTGGCGGTGAGGTCGCAGAGCTGGTCGATGGGGTCAGCAAGCTGACCATGATCACCTTCGAGACCAAGGCGCACGCCCAGGCCGAGAACTTTCGCAAGATGATGCTGGCGATGGCGCGCGATATTCGCGTCATCCTGATCAAGCTTGCCGATCGACTGCACAACATGCGTACCCTGGGCGCACTGCGTCCGGAGAAGCGGCGTCGTATCGCCCGTGAGACGCTGGAGATCTACGTGCCGATCGCTACCCGTCTCGGCCTCAACCATGCACGTCTTGAGCTAGAGGATCTCGGCTTCGAGGCCTACTACCCGATGCGTTACCGGATTCTGAGTGAGTCGGTGAAAAAGGCGCGCGGCAATCGGCGCGAGATCCTGGATAAGATCGAGACGGCGATCCATGGCCGTCTGGAACAGGAGTCGTTCGCCTTCCAGCTTGGGAGTCGAGAGAAACACGTCTACAGCATCTACAAAAAGATGATCGAGAAGGATCTCTCCTTCAATGAGGTGATGGATCTCTACGCCTTTCGCATCATCGTCGACGATGTCGATACCTGTTATCGCGCCCTGGGCGTGATGCACAATCTCTACAAGCCGGTACCGGGCAAGTTCAAGGATTACATCGCCATCCCCAAGGCGAACGGTTACCAGTCGTTGCATACCATCCTCTTCGGTCCCTACGGCGTGCCGATCGAAGTACAGATTCGCTCCACCGATATGGATCGGGTGGCCGAATCGGGAATCGCGGCACACTGGCAGTACAAGACCGGCGAGAAACCGACCACCAACGCCCAGGCGCGTGCCCGCGAGTGGCTACAGGGGCTTCTGGAGATGCAGAAGAGCGCGGGTGATTCACTTGAGTTTCTGGAGAACGTCAAGATCGACCTCTTCCCCGACGAGGTCTACGTCTTCACCCCCAAGGGGGAGATTATGGAGATGCCGCGCGGTGCGACGGCGGTCGATTTTGCCTATGCGGTTCATTCCGATATCGGCAACAGCTGTGTGGCAGCGCGTATCGATCGTCGCCTGGTGCCGCTGCGTACGGCACTGCTCAATGGACAGACGGTCGAGGTCATTACCGCACCCGGCGCCCACCCCAATCCCGCCTGGCTCAACTTCGTCTTTACGGGTAAGGCGCGTGCCAATATCCGTAGCTATCTGAAGAATCTGCAGCTCGAGGAGGCGGTGAGCCTCGGGCGGCGTCTGCTCGGCAAGGCGCTGACGGAGCAGTCGAGCAGTCTTGAGCAGCTCGACTCTGAGACCCTCGCCGAGGCACTGCGTGAGATGGGTTTTGAGCAGCTCGACAAGCTGCTGGCCGAGATCGGTCTCGGTAACCGGATGGCACAGCTGGTGGCGCGACGCCTGGCACCACAGGATCACGATGATGAGCAGGCACCGCTTCAGGAACAGAACACACATCACCGAACCCTCTTTATCAAGGGCACCGAGGGGATGGTGGTCAACTTCGCCAAGTGTTGTCGCCCGATTCCAGGAGATCCGATCGTCGGTTTTGTCAGTACCGGACGTGGTTTTGTGATCCATGTGGCGGGGTGTAAAAACGTTGCCGACTATCGTGATCGTCCCGAGATGGCGATTGATGTGCAGTGGGAGCAGGAGGTCGAGGGTGACTTCCCGGTCGAGATGCGTGTCGAGGTGAGTAATGAACGCGGTGTACTGGCTACAGTCGCTGCGGCGATCTCTGAGATGGGTTCCAATATCGATAACGTCGCCATTGAGGAGCGTGATGGACTCACTTCCACCATTACCTTCCTGCTGGCCGTTCACGACCGTCGCCACCTGGCGCGGATTATGCGCCGTATACGCTCCATCGGTTCGGTGCTGCGCATCTATCGCACCCGCTAA
- a CDS encoding RidA family protein: protein MAREIISTDKAPQAIGTYSQAVKVGTTVYMSGQIPLVPETMELIDGNMETQIRRVFDNLTAVAEAAGGSLADVAKLNVFLIDLGHFPLVNQVMADYFSQPYPARAAIGVAALPKGSEVEMDAVLELEG, encoded by the coding sequence ATGGCCAGAGAGATTATCTCTACTGATAAAGCACCCCAGGCGATCGGCACCTACTCGCAGGCGGTCAAGGTCGGCACTACTGTGTACATGTCCGGCCAGATCCCGTTGGTTCCAGAGACAATGGAGCTGATTGATGGGAATATGGAGACGCAGATCCGCCGTGTATTTGACAATCTGACCGCCGTGGCTGAGGCGGCTGGTGGTTCGTTGGCCGATGTGGCGAAGCTCAACGTCTTTCTTATCGATCTGGGTCACTTCCCGCTGGTTAATCAGGTGATGGCCGACTACTTCAGTCAGCCCTATCCTGCACGTGCTGCGATTGGTGTTGCGGCACTGCCCAAGGGGTCTGAGGTTGAGATGGACGCGGTACTCGAGCTCGAGGGCTAG
- a CDS encoding CHASE2 domain-containing protein, with the protein MSLSRQLTNPLTLIALAVIGMVVIDAMLLGLFQPLENFFGDRMLRIHAAEQIPDPDIVIVDIDEHSLAEMAAEVGRFPWPRSVHAELVEGIARQQPRAIIFDILFSDPDLMRLEGDDYLAEVLSRESHMFLPMLRLTDGNDAGGLSLGEHGRRLGIMAGKAAVEDARVAMVLPLPALIKQGHLGAINFLEDEDGVGRRYAIDIDAYGWSIPSLPATVSRALNYPVPDQENIQLSWRGERLSYRRIPYADLYQDLQLQRSQRPISGVAILRKHVLGIQAQASGKYLTRPFMPTAPRPSCVRCVITSSRLYTTPSVTLRRHKAAAASSSSFARALNYE; encoded by the coding sequence ATGAGCCTCTCACGCCAGCTGACCAATCCGCTTACTCTGATAGCCCTTGCCGTTATCGGTATGGTGGTTATCGATGCAATGTTGCTGGGGCTTTTTCAACCACTGGAGAACTTCTTCGGTGATCGTATGCTGCGAATCCATGCAGCCGAGCAGATTCCTGATCCCGACATCGTCATTGTCGATATCGATGAGCACAGCCTGGCGGAGATGGCCGCCGAGGTGGGGCGTTTCCCTTGGCCACGTTCGGTTCACGCGGAGCTGGTTGAAGGCATAGCTCGTCAACAGCCACGCGCCATCATTTTCGATATTCTCTTTAGTGATCCTGATCTGATGCGCCTCGAGGGTGATGACTATCTGGCCGAGGTGTTGTCCAGGGAGTCGCACATGTTTCTGCCGATGCTGCGTCTAACTGATGGCAATGACGCCGGTGGCCTGTCGCTGGGCGAGCATGGTCGGCGACTTGGAATTATGGCGGGTAAGGCGGCGGTTGAAGATGCTCGGGTCGCGATGGTGTTACCGCTTCCCGCGTTGATCAAGCAGGGTCATCTGGGGGCGATCAACTTTCTTGAAGACGAGGATGGTGTCGGTCGCCGCTACGCGATCGATATCGATGCCTATGGTTGGTCGATCCCTTCCCTGCCGGCCACGGTGAGTAGGGCGCTTAACTATCCGGTGCCAGATCAGGAGAATATCCAGCTAAGCTGGCGTGGTGAGCGGTTGAGCTATCGCCGTATCCCCTACGCCGATCTTTATCAGGATCTGCAGCTACAGCGATCACAGCGTCCCATCTCGGGAGTCGCTATTTTGCGGAAGCATGTTTTGGGCATCCAAGCCCAAGCAAGCGGCAAATACTTAACGCGACCGTTTATGCCTACGGCGCCCCGACCGTCCTGCGTACGTTGCGTAATCACCTCTTCGCGGCTCTACACAACTCCCTCAGTGACTCTACGCCGACATAAAGCCGCTGCTGCATCTTCTTCGTCGTTCGCTCGCGCTCTCAACTACGAATAG
- a CDS encoding adenylate/guanylate cyclase domain-containing protein, which translates to MRDKIVIIGSTATGLVDLRVTPIDNAYPAVEILATAIDNLKRGDYLRSVPKWISPLLAVLMVLLFLFGFRRLHSPLKVGFRLALFTPLLMVAAYVALDSYRLQLPLFAPLAYSWLFFVAAALYSYLNELRARQRSIAIFNRFLDPRVVGELVDHGETVFDMRGEKREVTVLFSDIRGFTTLSEQSTPEQIVALLNDYFSRQVKVIFHHGGTVDKFIGDAIMAFWGAPVDDPDQAVHAVTAALEMSEALLAFRESLGESGTEFDIGIGIHTGPAVVGFIGSENRLDYTAIGDTVNLASRIEGQTKGRCRVLVSEETRQRCGELFDFHDHGSYKVKGRAQEVRLYEPRRS; encoded by the coding sequence CTGCGCGACAAGATCGTTATTATCGGCTCAACCGCAACCGGGCTGGTCGATCTGCGTGTGACCCCGATCGATAACGCCTACCCGGCAGTTGAGATCCTCGCGACTGCAATCGATAACCTTAAACGGGGCGACTACCTGCGTAGTGTGCCGAAATGGATTTCACCGTTGCTAGCGGTTCTGATGGTGCTGCTGTTCCTGTTCGGCTTCAGGCGACTGCACAGCCCATTGAAAGTGGGTTTCAGGCTGGCGCTATTTACTCCGCTACTGATGGTGGCGGCCTATGTGGCGCTCGACAGTTATCGCCTTCAGCTACCGCTGTTTGCACCGCTGGCCTACAGCTGGCTCTTTTTTGTTGCCGCCGCACTCTACTCCTATCTCAATGAGCTGCGTGCACGGCAGCGCTCGATTGCGATCTTTAACCGTTTTCTCGATCCACGCGTGGTCGGCGAGCTGGTCGATCATGGTGAGACGGTGTTCGACATGCGAGGTGAGAAACGTGAAGTCACCGTGCTTTTCTCCGATATTCGCGGCTTTACTACCCTCTCCGAGCAGAGCACACCGGAGCAGATCGTGGCGCTGCTCAACGACTACTTCAGTCGACAGGTGAAGGTGATTTTTCACCACGGTGGCACTGTTGATAAGTTTATCGGCGATGCGATTATGGCCTTCTGGGGAGCACCGGTGGATGACCCCGATCAGGCGGTGCATGCGGTAACTGCTGCGCTGGAGATGTCGGAGGCGCTGCTCGCCTTCCGTGAGTCGTTGGGAGAGTCGGGTACCGAGTTCGATATCGGTATCGGTATCCACACCGGACCGGCGGTGGTCGGTTTTATCGGTTCAGAAAACCGCCTCGACTACACGGCAATCGGCGACACGGTAAATCTTGCCAGCCGTATCGAGGGTCAGACCAAGGGACGCTGTCGCGTGCTGGTTTCTGAGGAGACCCGGCAGCGTTGTGGGGAGCTGTTTGACTTCCACGATCACGGTTCCTATAAGGTTAAGGGTAGAGCACAGGAGGTTCGGCTCTATGAGCCGAGGAGAAGTTGA
- a CDS encoding SH3 domain-containing protein, which produces MIRAKIVLFLLLSAVAGSLLARPAQLIRDTNLHKEPYRDAQVVEKLEAKSKLEVIKRRGGWYRVTSQSGVEGWVRMTTLRFIVAEGEKRRESASGLDEAASMLTTGRSGSSGVTTATGIRGLSSEELTDSSPDRGQLESLDKNAVSKRDAKGFAKKEGLKAQDLDYLSDEDMEELPDPEPESGSNSNDFFDSLGNE; this is translated from the coding sequence ATGATTAGAGCCAAAATAGTCCTATTTCTGCTGCTTTCCGCCGTGGCGGGGAGCCTGCTGGCTCGCCCGGCACAGCTGATACGTGATACGAATCTACACAAAGAACCCTACCGCGATGCCCAGGTGGTTGAGAAGCTCGAGGCTAAGAGCAAGCTCGAGGTGATCAAACGCCGTGGCGGCTGGTATCGGGTCACCAGTCAATCTGGCGTCGAGGGGTGGGTGCGTATGACCACTCTGCGTTTTATCGTCGCTGAGGGTGAAAAGAGGCGTGAGAGTGCAAGCGGCCTCGATGAGGCTGCCAGCATGCTGACGACGGGACGCTCGGGCAGCAGCGGTGTGACCACCGCGACCGGTATCCGCGGCCTCAGCTCTGAAGAGCTCACAGACTCATCGCCCGATCGCGGGCAGCTTGAATCGCTCGATAAAAACGCAGTGAGTAAAAGAGATGCCAAGGGCTTTGCAAAAAAGGAGGGATTGAAGGCACAAGATCTCGACTATCTCTCCGATGAGGATATGGAAGAGTTACCTGACCCCGAGCCTGAGAGCGGTAGTAATAGCAACGACTTCTTCGACAGCCTGGGGAATGAATGA
- a CDS encoding M48 family metalloprotease encodes MMIKPWFSILGVVAGVVLLTIPAQAGFSIGGFSIGGSGGDVEGIDIGRIVSSGSKVFKGVSDEDELEIGHEAAAVLLGVAPLVKDRRIQKYVNRVGHWVALQTERPDIAWRFGVLDTDAANAFAAPGGYVFITRGLLMRMQSEAELAGVLAHECAHVLVKHHLKAVETNAQLDLAGALAGAAVDREDRFLLNRLSSGFQEIYARGLDKDDEYQADRMGVVIAARAGYDPYGLHAMLQTLAATDPDDSALAFMFKTHPHPGDRLEELEGGYDHLDPHADQPSVERRFQQQVVTLH; translated from the coding sequence ATGATGATTAAACCGTGGTTTTCGATTCTGGGCGTCGTGGCAGGTGTCGTGTTATTGACTATTCCTGCCCAGGCGGGATTTTCGATTGGTGGTTTTTCGATTGGCGGCAGTGGTGGTGATGTTGAAGGAATTGATATCGGTCGTATCGTCAGCTCAGGTAGCAAGGTCTTCAAGGGTGTCTCCGATGAGGATGAGCTGGAGATTGGCCATGAAGCGGCGGCGGTGCTGCTAGGTGTTGCACCGCTGGTCAAAGATCGTCGGATACAGAAGTATGTAAACCGTGTCGGTCACTGGGTGGCACTGCAGACCGAGCGCCCCGACATCGCCTGGCGTTTTGGGGTGCTCGATACCGATGCGGCGAATGCCTTTGCGGCACCTGGTGGATATGTCTTTATCACCCGTGGCTTGCTGATGCGTATGCAGAGTGAGGCGGAGCTGGCGGGTGTGCTCGCCCATGAGTGCGCCCATGTGCTGGTGAAACACCACCTCAAGGCGGTAGAGACCAATGCGCAGCTTGATCTGGCCGGTGCGCTGGCCGGTGCGGCGGTCGATCGAGAAGACCGCTTCCTGCTCAATCGACTCAGCAGCGGTTTTCAGGAGATCTACGCACGTGGCCTCGATAAGGATGATGAGTATCAGGCCGATCGTATGGGTGTGGTGATCGCCGCACGTGCTGGCTACGATCCCTACGGCCTGCATGCCATGTTGCAGACCCTCGCCGCGACCGACCCAGACGATAGTGCGCTCGCCTTCATGTTCAAGACCCATCCCCATCCGGGAGATCGGCTTGAAGAGCTGGAGGGTGGCTATGATCATCTCGATCCGCATGCTGACCAGCCGAGTGTTGAGCGCCGCTTCCAGCAACAAGTTGTAACGCTTCATTGA